From the Psychrobacter sp. P11F6 genome, the window TTGGTTTTGATGGCATTGCGGGTTTAAGAAATAAAATGGTCGGTAGTTATGGTCTTGGCTTTACGTTATAGAGATAGAAATGACAATAGAATTATTATTCGTTTTAGGAGTGATGATAAGTAACGGTCTTGCCTTTATTATGGTCGATAGATTTTAAATTTCAAGCCATACGTCGAACAGATGCCACTGTTTTTGTACGACGATTGCAACCGCTTTTCGACCTTGATATTTTTATGTCTACTTTTGAGCGGGTTACGGCATGTCAAATAACGTTTGGAGCGTGACGAAATCAAGCGTTTCAGTTATACGTTTTGGCTACTGTTAAGGCCACAGAATGATGAGTGATTTGTGGTAATCTATGGGTGATGTCATAGTGCTTTATCGCTGAGTTTAAAATATGAATAAAATGATAAAGGCTGATGAAAGCTGACGAAGGTTAGGGCGTATTACGCATTCGACTAAGGCTATGCCGATGTGTGAATGTTCAGTATTCCCTAAAAAATTAAAAGAATTCTAGCGATTATTCATCGCTTATAGTGCGTGCGCCCAACAGCGTAAAATAGACATAAAAATTAGGAATAATAATGCAAAATACTGATGTAAATTTATCGAATGCTAAAAACTCGTTTGAAAATACAAAGGCAATGACTGAGCAGCAAGTTCTCATCGCTGGTGGTGGTCATGTGGGATTGTCCTTTGCACTGTTACTAGCGCATCACGGTATTGCTAGCACCTTATTAGAAAAAAATAGCTACCCAACCATCAGTCCAAATGATGACAGCAATCGCAGCCATTATTTAGACAGCCGCAATACAGCACTGTCACGTCGTACGGTACAGATCTATCAAGAAATTGGGTTATGGGATGAGTTGCAAAGTCATGCTTGTCGTATCGATGCGGTGCAAATTAGTGAGCAAGGCAGCTTTGGGCGTGCACAATTAAACAAAGCTGAAGAGCGGGTCGAGTCATTTGGACAAGTGATGGAAAATGCGTGGCTCGGACGTAAGCTTTTAGTAGCCGCGCAGCAAGAGCCATTAATCACTTTGATCGATAATGCCAGTGTCAGCGCCGTGACCCAACAAGCAGATGGGGTGACGCTCAGCTTTAACTATTATGGTGAAGAGGAGCATGAGCAGCAATTGCAGGCCAGCGTGTTGGTCGCTTGTGATGGTCGCGATTCGACGGTACGCCAATTATTAAATATTAGCACGACGACTTTTGATTATCAGCAAACCGCTATCGTCGGTGTGGTAGAAACTGACAAGCCACACGAACATGTGGCGATTGAGCGTTTTAGTCCAGCAGGGCCACTGGCGGTGTTGCCACTGACCGATCCAGACGGCGATGGAAATGACGACTATCAGACAGGCTATAGACGCTCGGTGGTTTGGGTTTGTCCAAAAGGTGAAGAGACCAATTATCTAGAGGATGACGCACACTTTTTACAGACCCTACAGCAAGCTTTCGGTGAGCGCGCTGGCACGTTTGTCGCTGCTGGTCGTCGCGGCGCTTATCCATTGACACGCGTGCTGGCAGACAAGCAAGTAGAGGGTCGCTGTGTCATCATGGGTAATGCCGCCCACACTTTGCATCCTGTCGCTGGTCAAGGTTTTAACCTCTGTATGCGCGATGCCCATGTGCTGGCACAAATGATGAGCGCGCAAGTGCTAAAAGGCGAAGACATCGGCGATACGCAACTGTTAAAACGCTATGAGAAAGCACGTCTAAGCGATCAAAAACGTGTTATCCGGTTCTGTGATGCCGTGGTACATGGTTTTACCCATCCTAACCCAGTCATCAAGTTGGCGCGAAATGTAGCCTTGGTTGCCTTTGATAAACTGCCAAATATTAAGCCACTAGTCGCTAACTACGCGATGGGGTTAAAGTCTTAGTTTGCCATATCACGGTATATTAACGGTCTAGACCAATGTTCTATACGATTGCACTTAAATGTAGGAATAACTTATGAAGAATAATCATACGCTGATTATCGGTAGCGGTATTGTTGGGGCAACGCTTGCTTTAAAGTTGGCACAAGCAAAAATGCCTGTGACGTTAATTGATGCTCGCCCTGCACGTGATGACTCAGAATGGCAACAGGTGCTTGGCAAGCGGGATGCGCGCGTTTATGCACTGAGCCTGGCCAGTATTAACTTGCTCAACGATGTCGGCGCGTGGCAAAAAATTGCTGCCTCTGAGCGTAAAGCGGACTACTCACAAATGCAGGTGTGGCAGCTAAACGGCATGGGCGAGCTATTATTTGGCGACAGTGGTGATAATCATTCTAATACTACGCTACCGCAAATGCTCGGCAGCATGGTTGAGCCTGCCGTCATTGAACATGCGTTATGGCAGCGTTTATCTGAGGATGATGTCAGTGACTATTTAACCGTCATCGCTGGACATAAAGTTATCAATATGGATTGGCTGGGTGCAGAGCAAGGCTACCGTGTGACTTTAGATGATCATACTGCTATAGCAGCGGCTCTGCTGGTTGGTGCCGATGGTCGTGGCTCATTTGTGCGTCAGCAAGCGGCGATTGGGCTCGATACACTTGATTATAAGCAAACCGCTATTTGCTGTGCGATTCACACCGAAAAACCGCATCAAGCGACTGCGCGCCAAGCAATGCTGCCCACAGGTACGCTGGCACTATTGCCGCTCGCTGATATTACTGATGAAGACAAAGCCAACCCAGAGCACTGGCAGTCGATCGTATGGACATTGCCTCGCAATCAAGCATTGGCGTTGATAGAGGAGGACGCGCGCGTCATTGCTGATAAATTGGCTGCTGCCAGTAACTATGAGCTAGGTGCTATCACTCAGATTGAGTCAATCGCTAGCTTTCCACTGACCGCGCAACAAGCGAAAAGCTACGTCGCGGACAACTTAGTCTTGATCGGTGATGCGGCGCATGGCGTGCATCCGCTGGCGGGTCAAGGGTTGAATTTAGGCATGCTCGATGTACAGGCCTTAAGCGAGCAATTGGCACATGATTTTGAACGTAGTGGTGGAACCAGTTGGGGCAGCAATCAAACGTTGCGTAGTTACGAGCGTTTGCGTCGTCCGCATAATAGTATAATGATGCACAGCTTTTCCGCGCTTAATTGGCTATTCGCAGGGTCACTTGCACAGATGCGTCCTATTCAACAAATTCGTAATGAAGGTATGTATCGCGTTGGCAAAATTAAGCCATTAATGAGACTGTTTGCTAAGCAGGCGAGTGGGGTTTAGGAATAGCTTTAACTTACGGAAAAGTGAAATATGAACGTTAAATTATTGACAATAGCGCCAATCATGATAGGTGCATTAGGGCTAACAGGTTGCCAAACGGCGGATGTGTCTAAGCAAACAAGTCCAACCGTCAACATACCAACAGTTGTAGTTAATTTGGATAGCGACGGTGACGGCGTGCCTGATGATTTGGATCAATGTCCAGCCACTCCAAGAAATGTGGTAACAGATGAAAGGGGTTGTCCTTTTACGATGCCAGGGATAGGCCTAAAAATGGAATACCGTGCCTTTTTTGCTAAGGGCAGCAGTGAATTAACATCTAAATATCATGTTGAGCTGGATAAAGTAGCGGCAAGAATGAAAGAGTATGATATCGCTATCTTTAAAATTGAAGCCCATGCTTCAGAAGATGAAATTAATAAAAAGTTACCCTCATTACCTAAAAATAGGGCGCTGATGGTCAAAAACTATCTTTTATTAAAACATAATATAGAGCCTAGTCGTTTGACGCCTTTAAATTGTGAGGCTAGAGCGCCTATCGCACCCAATGATACGGATGAGGGGAGGTCTTTTAATCGTCGGGTCTATGGTTTATTAACTGAACCTGATAATGAGTATCCTATCAATTTAAAAAACGGCATCTGCGTTAAATTTTAAATCAAGTTTTTATCAATTATTGACCAGTCGTTTAATCCAAATACTCCAAGGCAAAACACCATGCTCATCCCCAAATACTGGGCGCAATACAAGCAGCGCTTTGAATTGCGCGAGACGCCTAACAAGCCTGCTAGACAAGCGACCATTAAACGTTATGGTTGGTCAGATATCAGCCAAATGGAAGCGCTATCCCATGCTAAATCACGAGTCAATGAGGCGCATCATCGCTGGCTGGCAGGTGAAGATATTTTACGTCGTGAGCGCAAGGAAGAGTATAACGAAGGCAATAGCATTCCTATTCGTGAAGAGATTATTGATAAGCATGATTTTCCAGAAAATGAATTATCTAATAATAGTGCAGCAGTAACGAAGCTTATCGTTACGCGTAACAGCTACGGTGCACAAGTCGCCAACGTTGATAACATCGCTATTATTGATGTTGATAATGAAGATTTATTGAGTCATATCTATCCTGATGATTATAACCATCATGGCTTTATGCCTGCCTTTCTCATTAATCAAAACAATCCCGCCAGCAAAATTAAAATTTGGTTTTTTGTTGTTGTTTTTATACTCATCGCCAGTGTTATCGCTTGGTTGGGGTTGTCATGGTTATGGCTGTTAGTAGTTATGTTTGGTGCCACTGCTTATTTGTGGCAACAAGCCAGTGCCAGAGACAAGACCCGCGCGCAAAAATATGCCGATGACGCCGCCTTACTACTGCCCTATATGACGGATTTAATCAAAAAACGTGTTGCGAATCATCCTATCGAATGTTTTCGTTTATATCAAACGCCAGCAGGATTTCGCATTATTGCCACACACGATATCATTTCGCCAAGTGATAACGTGGTCGAAGAATGGTTTGCGTATTTCCATGCGGATACCAATTACGTTCGTCTGTGTCAGGTGCAACAGTGCTTTCGAGCGCGGATTACTGCCAAGCCGTGGCGTATGAATGAAGTTGAAAATAAGAAGTTAGCTAAAGATATCCCTGCTAAGAATTTTGGGTTTGGCTCTGAGAACACAGATATAGATAGTAGCATTGAGCAACGTCAAGATGAGTTAAAAGCGCGTAAACAGTGGATTGTTGACTATGATCGTTTTACCCAAGGCTATCGTGCTTGTCATTATGTCGAGAGTTTTTCTGGTAAAGAAACGATTGATAGAAATACAGCAGCTACGCAAGCTATTGATGCTTTTATCGAGTGGCATGATAGAGTTTGTCAGGTGGAAAAAAATCTAGAGATGGCTTAGATTATACTTTTCTTAATTAATTTTTTACGAATGCTAAAGTAGTATTGAATTGTATAGAGGAAGTCTACTGATGAGACTTTATAGCGTTTTATTATTAATAGCATCTATTGCTTTAGCTGGCTGTCAAACTACTACAACTGCGCCGTCTAAAAAGATACCTAAAGATGAAAATATCAGGACGATGCAAGCAGAGATTGATTCAGATGGCGATGGTGTTTCGGACAAATTGGATTATTGCCCAAACACACCTTCAAACGTTATGATAGATGAGAACGGCTGCCCACCTTCATTAGAAATTACTGACAAGAATTTCATAAAAGGAGAAGTTAGAGTCTATTATGATGAAAATAGTAGTGAGATAGATAGCAAGTATTTTGAAGAGTTGGATAGAGTAGGTGCGCTAATGCAAAAGCGCTTAGATATAATGATAGTTATTGAGGCTCATATAAGTACACGCGAAGAAAGCCAGGGCTATCAAACCCTTGCCAACAATCGTGCCGAAAGATTTAAAAACTTTTTGATTTCTAAATATCAAGTCAATTGTAATCGCATTAAAACTCATGGTTATGGGGCAGAGCAACCTGTTGCTTCTTCTGATACTGAAGAAACTGACCGATACAACCGTCGCCTATATGCAGTATTCGTTGATACCAAAAATAATATTGAAAACTTCAATAATAGTAATTTCAATAATAGTAATGGAGAAAGCTGTCAGATATTTTGACTTTAATAGTTTTTGAAAGTAATAAAAACTACCCCAACGCCGAAAATACCACCATCAGCACTGGCGAGACAATATTAATAATAAAGCCAAAACTAATCGCCAATGGCACGACCTTTAGACCACCTGATTGTTGAATGATTGGCAGGGTAAAGTCCAAGCTCGTCGCGCCGCCAAGTCCTACGGCTGCTGATGGATATTTACGCATAAACACGGGAATAAATATCAACGCAAAAAACTCACGCACCAAGTCATTAAATAGCGCGACACTGCCCCAAACCGCGCCATAAGCATCGGTCATGACGATTGCTGATAGCGAATACCAACCAAATCCTGACGCCAGTGCCAAGCCTTTGGTCCACGATACTTCACTGAATATCAGCGAAAATATCAAGCCACCAACCAGTACAGCTAGTGTAAAGATGACACTCATCTCAACGCCGCGCTTATTCAGCAGCACTTCTTTTAGCGTAATACCTGAGCCTTTTAAGCCAATGCCGACCAACAAAATTAATATCATCAGCATCACCGTCATGGTATTTTCAGGCGGCATATAATTGTCTGGTAAGAAATAACCAATCACCATACCAATGACCACACAAATAACTTGAGCGAGGCTACCACGGATACTCACGCGATGTTCTTTAGATTTTACGCTGGGTTTTTTGGCATGCCATGGACGCATTCGGTCAAATAGCATCAGGGCAAACAAACCACTGCCAATTGTCAATATCGATAATATAGTCACATAAAGGGCAATTTCGCCTATCTGACTGCCAAGTCCTTCAACTTGTGACAGCTCGATACCAATCAGCGCTAAGATGATAAATACCAGATAAGATAAGCCTTTATCTGCAAGCTTTGTCATGGTTGGATGAGAAGGAATGGCAAAGCCAATAAACATTGGCATTAATACCAGAACAAGGGTAACTAGGCTTTGCATGGTGATTGGCTCGCGGCATTTTCAAAGGCGTTTTTAAGAAGCTGGAAATTGTATCACATGAAACGATCAATGCTGCCATGAGCGGCTAAGATTCCTTGTAAAAGCCGACTGTTTAACGACCAACTATTGAGCGTTAAGATAAAATCCTAAATCACTAAGCCGTAAGTCAGGATTTCACTCATGATAATTTGACTGCTAACAACGCTTAAGTATTTACCTGACCAACTTTTGTTGCTACATTAATAGACTTACTATATTTGGCTTGCCTCATGTCGCTATATCAGCTCAAGTCTCAGTTTCAAGATCAGCTGCGCCCAATAAGTGATGCGTTGGTCGAGCAAAAGGTGACTGCCAATCAAGTGACGGTGTCAGCCGTAGTACTGAGCCTTGGTACGGCCTATATGATTGCCAAACCCGCAACTGAGCAGCAGGCATTATGGTTGCTGTTACCTTCATCACTGTTTGTGCGTATGGCGCTCAATGCTATCGATGGCATGATGGCGCGTGAGCATGGGCAAGCCTCAAGGCTTGGGGCAGTTTTGAATGAAGTGGGCGATATCGTGGCTGAT encodes:
- a CDS encoding FAD-dependent monooxygenase, translating into MTEQQVLIAGGGHVGLSFALLLAHHGIASTLLEKNSYPTISPNDDSNRSHYLDSRNTALSRRTVQIYQEIGLWDELQSHACRIDAVQISEQGSFGRAQLNKAEERVESFGQVMENAWLGRKLLVAAQQEPLITLIDNASVSAVTQQADGVTLSFNYYGEEEHEQQLQASVLVACDGRDSTVRQLLNISTTTFDYQQTAIVGVVETDKPHEHVAIERFSPAGPLAVLPLTDPDGDGNDDYQTGYRRSVVWVCPKGEETNYLEDDAHFLQTLQQAFGERAGTFVAAGRRGAYPLTRVLADKQVEGRCVIMGNAAHTLHPVAGQGFNLCMRDAHVLAQMMSAQVLKGEDIGDTQLLKRYEKARLSDQKRVIRFCDAVVHGFTHPNPVIKLARNVALVAFDKLPNIKPLVANYAMGLKS
- a CDS encoding FAD-dependent monooxygenase, which translates into the protein MKNNHTLIIGSGIVGATLALKLAQAKMPVTLIDARPARDDSEWQQVLGKRDARVYALSLASINLLNDVGAWQKIAASERKADYSQMQVWQLNGMGELLFGDSGDNHSNTTLPQMLGSMVEPAVIEHALWQRLSEDDVSDYLTVIAGHKVINMDWLGAEQGYRVTLDDHTAIAAALLVGADGRGSFVRQQAAIGLDTLDYKQTAICCAIHTEKPHQATARQAMLPTGTLALLPLADITDEDKANPEHWQSIVWTLPRNQALALIEEDARVIADKLAAASNYELGAITQIESIASFPLTAQQAKSYVADNLVLIGDAAHGVHPLAGQGLNLGMLDVQALSEQLAHDFERSGGTSWGSNQTLRSYERLRRPHNSIMMHSFSALNWLFAGSLAQMRPIQQIRNEGMYRVGKIKPLMRLFAKQASGV
- a CDS encoding OmpA family protein; the protein is MNVKLLTIAPIMIGALGLTGCQTADVSKQTSPTVNIPTVVVNLDSDGDGVPDDLDQCPATPRNVVTDERGCPFTMPGIGLKMEYRAFFAKGSSELTSKYHVELDKVAARMKEYDIAIFKIEAHASEDEINKKLPSLPKNRALMVKNYLLLKHNIEPSRLTPLNCEARAPIAPNDTDEGRSFNRRVYGLLTEPDNEYPINLKNGICVKF
- a CDS encoding OmpA family protein, producing the protein MRLYSVLLLIASIALAGCQTTTTAPSKKIPKDENIRTMQAEIDSDGDGVSDKLDYCPNTPSNVMIDENGCPPSLEITDKNFIKGEVRVYYDENSSEIDSKYFEELDRVGALMQKRLDIMIVIEAHISTREESQGYQTLANNRAERFKNFLISKYQVNCNRIKTHGYGAEQPVASSDTEETDRYNRRLYAVFVDTKNNIENFNNSNFNNSNGESCQIF
- a CDS encoding lysine exporter LysO family protein; this translates as MQSLVTLVLVLMPMFIGFAIPSHPTMTKLADKGLSYLVFIILALIGIELSQVEGLGSQIGEIALYVTILSILTIGSGLFALMLFDRMRPWHAKKPSVKSKEHRVSIRGSLAQVICVVIGMVIGYFLPDNYMPPENTMTVMLMILILLVGIGLKGSGITLKEVLLNKRGVEMSVIFTLAVLVGGLIFSLIFSEVSWTKGLALASGFGWYSLSAIVMTDAYGAVWGSVALFNDLVREFFALIFIPVFMRKYPSAAVGLGGATSLDFTLPIIQQSGGLKVVPLAISFGFIINIVSPVLMVVFSALG